The stretch of DNA GACATTTGAAAACATCCTTTCCTCAGTCAAAAAACAGCATGTCATCCCGGTAGTTTTGCTTCAAGTCATTCTCCAGGAAATCCAAGAAGCGTACCGTAACAGCCGCCGCTTGGGCACGGGTCAACGGTTCATTCGGGTTGAAGCGATTGAATTGATTCCCCGAAACGAGGCCGAGTTCCGTTGCGACATAAACGCTGTCTCTTGCCCAGTTCGGAATTTTATGGTTATCGACGTAATTGGTACGGTAGCCGGGACTTGGTGCACGGCCTTCCATGCCGAGTGCCCGGACTAGAATTGCCACTGCCTGAACGCGGGTGATCGGCCCGTCCGGATTGAATCGATCCGGTGTGACGCCTGTGATGATCCCTTTTTCGACGGCGCTCTCAATATAGCCGTAGTCCGGATCTTTGACATCCAAGTCGTTGAAAATCGCTTTTTTCACAGTCCTCTTCTTGCTTTTTGGATCTTCCAGCACCCGGATATCCACAGCCTTCAGAACGCCGACTGTATATTGATAGCGTTTCATCGGTGTATTGGGTGAGAAGAATTGGGTGGATTCATCGAACACACCAAGGGAATAGAGTTTTTCGATATTATCTTTCGCCCAATGTTTCGACAGGTCGCGGAATTTCGGAACAATGAGCCGTTCAATCTTCGGAACCAACTCCTTGTTCAAATGAACAACCCCTTTTCCCGCACCGAACGGAATATCATAGGAATATTCACTGAGCATATTGGATTTGCTGATGACTGCATGTCCACCCGTGAAACTAGAGAGGGAAGGATCGTGCGGCTCGTATTGCAGCACTTTGGATTTGCTGTCGGACACTTTGCTCGTTACAAACGCTTGACCACGATTCGTTTCAATCTGGAAATCCATGAGCTGGGTTTCGGTAGCACCCCAGAAGTTTTCATAGCCCATATTGCGTCCGCTCATGTGAACCTTTATCGTATGTTCTTTCTTATCGGCGTCGACATGCTTATAGATTTTTCGGCCGACGACATTTCCCGAATAATAGTCGGAAGCGGGACGGTTATCGCTGACCAGCCCTTGAGAGAGTTGGAAGTCGGCCAGTGTATAACTTTCCTTGCCAATCGTCACTTTTTCAGAATAGCTTTTGACCGCAGTTTGAGCTGTCGTTTGCCCTTTGTCTTCCCGTTCATCCACTTCCGCCTCGTACACGACGCTTCGTGTCAGCTTATAGCCTTCGGGGCTAGTCAACGTAAAACGGTATGTATTCGTCAACTTGTTTTTGTTCAGTTTTTCCGAAACCGTCGCTTTTCCTGAGAACTTAATTGGATAGCCTGTTAGGAAAAACACTTCTTCATACATGTATTCATTCTTCACTCCACCGTTATAATCCAACGGCTTCGCTTCCGCTTGCGGTGCAAGGAGGAAGAGGGACAAGAGAACTAAGAGGCTGAAAACTGCGTTGCGTCTTTGCGATAATAAAGTCATAATGTTGAATTTTCACCTTTTCCTTTTGAGATTCGATTTGGATGAAAACGGGGTAGAGAGGACCGGGCCCTCTACCCCGCAAGTGTGAATCCGTGCTCATAACTTGGAGCTCGCGCTCATACCTCGTGGATCTGTGCTTATAACACGAGCTGTGCGCTTATAACTTGAACTCTGCGCTCATAATATGTGGGCCCACGCTCATATCTCGTGGATCCGCGCTCATAACCCGCGGCTACTCGCCCATACCCCTCCGCTTTCATCTTTAATTCACCAACAGAATTCGGCCTTTGACTCGGCTTTCATGAAGGACATAGATACGGTCGCCTTGTTTCAATTGGGAAGCTGGAATCACTTTCCCATCGCGGATCAGGGTCGCTTGTTTGATGTTCATATTCGTGATGGCTGGCGCTTCTGTCCATGAGGAGCCCGCTTGGCTGACATTGCGGATCCTAATGTTTTTGAAGTCGGTAGTGTTGAAGCCATCGAATCGGCCGACTGAGACGAGTGAATCGATTCGTGGGCTCGTAATTCTTCTTTCTAGTAAATGCGCTGCTACAACATGTCCATCCGCCACGTAGAAATAACCATACCTGCCATTTACATAGGAAGTTGAGAAATCGACATGCGGGATGACGGTCAACACTTCGTCCCTGAAATCTTCGACAGCGGATGTGTCATTACTATAAGATAACTGGATGGATGGAGCGTTTGTCCAAGCGTTGTCCGACAACTCTAACACGTCCGTCAAGGTTAGATCATACGGAGTCGCATAATGGATTTTTCCGAAATAGATCTGGTGACCGACAAGGCTTGGACTTTGGAACCCGTCATTCGTAATATGGACGACATTGGCATAGTCGTGTTTTGTCGATCCTTCCGTAACGACAAACGCCTTTCCGCTCGATTGCAGGCTGATTGGGTCGATCAATCGACCGTTGCGGATCAAAATCGTGCCGTCGTGGAAAGGAATTTTCCCGACACGGTCGAACGAAATCCATCTGGCCGATGTATTGACAGCGGTCATGGATTCATAAAAAGTCCGTTCGTTTTTCTTTTTGATGATCATTTTCTCGATGACTTCTTTGCCGAATTGGCTTACCGTCGCAAAATAGACATCGTGATTGGCGTAGTGCCGAAGCTGATCTGGTTTGATCGGTTGATTGCCGACGTAGATCGGGATGGTCGGGGAATAGCTGTAGTAGCTATTGCTTCTATACGTATTCGGGTACCAACCCCAATTTTTGAAAATCATTTCATCTCGGAGATAAATCCGTTTACTGATCGGATCAATCCGGGAAATCTTCCCTTTATAAAGCGATTCAACTTTGATCCCTTGGACGATGACATCGATCGATTCGATAGTATTCGTATCATATTCAGAGAAGATGAGTTTTACCCGATCCCCTTCATACAACACGCTAAGATCCATCAAAGTGGTTCCTTTGAACACTTCTGTCCGGCTGTTTATATAATAATTTTTCGCTTGGCCGTTATCCAAACGGATTGACAAGGATGCACCTCCAGGATCCAGTCGGGTCACAGTGCCGATGACAGTTTTATCGCGATGCTCGATTTGGGCGGGCGCGGTTCCCGTTTTCCCATGGAGCGTTTTGACGCGGCGCAAGTTCACTTCGGCCTCGACTTCCATCCCCAGTTTGAACGCTTCGATTTTCACGGGGACGGTGTCTACGTACAGATGAGCGTATTGATCGATATTCAATGTAGTCGTACGCCCATTGTCGTTTTTGATTGTGATGCCGGACAGCCTTTTTTCTGTCGTGTCCTTATCGATTTGCACTTCATCATAATTCACGTTGACGAAGGTGCCGCTAATTGTGGAG from Bacillus sp. OxB-1 encodes:
- a CDS encoding S-layer homology domain-containing protein; translation: MTLLSQRRNAVFSLLVLLSLFLLAPQAEAKPLDYNGGVKNEYMYEEVFFLTGYPIKFSGKATVSEKLNKNKLTNTYRFTLTSPEGYKLTRSVVYEAEVDEREDKGQTTAQTAVKSYSEKVTIGKESYTLADFQLSQGLVSDNRPASDYYSGNVVGRKIYKHVDADKKEHTIKVHMSGRNMGYENFWGATETQLMDFQIETNRGQAFVTSKVSDSKSKVLQYEPHDPSLSSFTGGHAVISKSNMLSEYSYDIPFGAGKGVVHLNKELVPKIERLIVPKFRDLSKHWAKDNIEKLYSLGVFDESTQFFSPNTPMKRYQYTVGVLKAVDIRVLEDPKSKKRTVKKAIFNDLDVKDPDYGYIESAVEKGIITGVTPDRFNPDGPITRVQAVAILVRALGMEGRAPSPGYRTNYVDNHKIPNWARDSVYVATELGLVSGNQFNRFNPNEPLTRAQAAAVTVRFLDFLENDLKQNYRDDMLFFD